A region from the Mercenaria mercenaria strain notata chromosome 7, MADL_Memer_1, whole genome shotgun sequence genome encodes:
- the LOC128558560 gene encoding uncharacterized protein LOC128558560, which produces MREMSKDNKELFVMGNLREKLGTDRCKEGERQRVRFEYNFQGKTVCQKAFCLIYDMGKSTVKRIQKHISTKGVGPRVHGLVGRRPSNAFSSDVIKDAVQYLINYAIEEGLPQPAPPRGRDDTPPIYLPASKTKIMIHQEYMEACVQSGKVHVGRSTFKNVWNQCVPHIKIMNPRDDVCKTCEDFRDTISMARSEDDKLDATASYHQHVLSARAEREVYQQCVQESTALFRGSSQDHSKVHYTFDFSQYVKLPHHAREKGPTFFIQPRKVQMFGFRIDGYRQYNYLIDEDQTIGVDGQLAHGPDSVISMLDHAFGTFCHQGGDCTIHADNCFGQNKNRYVIAYLSWRTMTNRHDNIKYMMQLPGHTRCLIDAGFGRIKQRYRREDIDTLQHVADVVDLSSCSNASVVYGRHTWKWRQWKAFFGDRYKKVPNISKYHYFRFTSTDPGAVFMKMSAVDTEETRFVVCKTNLLAMDSYDIPQEIMPAGLSRERQRYLYSQVRPLVRLQFQEEFCAVPAQE; this is translated from the exons ATGAGAGAGATGTCAAAAGACAATAAAGAGTTATTTGTCATGGGAAACTTGCGTGAAAAACTTGGTACTGACCGGTGCAAGGAGGGAGAACGACAACGAGTGCGCTTTGAATACAATTTCCAAGGAAAGACGGTTTGCCAGAAAGcattttgtttgatatatgaCATGGGGAAAAGCACTGTGAAGCGTATTCAGAAACACATTTCCACAAAGGGTGTAGGACCGCGGGTTCATGGTCTAGTAGGAAGAAGACCGTCAAATGCATTTTCCTCTGACGTCATCAAAGATGCAGTGCAGTACTTAATAAACTATGCAATCGAAGAGGGACTTCCACAGCCAGCACCACCAAGAGGCCGAGATGATACACCGCCCATTTATCTACCTGCATCAAAAACTAAGATCATGATTCATCAAGAATATATGGAAGCTTGTGTACAAAGTGGTAAGGTTCACGTTGGAAGgtcaacatttaaaaatgtatggAATCAGTGTGTCCCTCATATAAAAATCATGAATCCGCGAGACGATGTATGCAAGACATGTGAGGACTTTCGCGATACCATATCTATGGCTAGAAGTGAAGATGACAAACTAGACGCCACTGCTAGTTATCACCAGCATGTTTTGTCTGCACGTGCAGAGCGAGAGGTGTATCAGCAGTGTGTACAAGAATCTACGGCTCTTTTCCGAGGTAGCTCACAAGATCACAGCAAGGTCCATTATACATTTGATTTTAGTCAATATGTGAAATTACCTCATCACGCAAGAGAGAAAGGACCTACCTTCTTTATACAGCCACGCAAGGTGCAGATGTTTGGCTTCAGAATAGATGGATATCGCCAGTACAACTATTTAATAGATGAAGACCAGACAATAG GTGTAGACGGACAGTTGGCACATGGACCCGATTCTGTGATCTCCATGTTGGACCACGCCTTTGGTACGTTTTGTCACCAGGGAGGAGATTGCACAATACATGCTGATAACTGTTTTG GTCAAAATAAAAACCGCTACGTGATTGCCTACCTCTCATGGAGAACTATGACGAACAGACAcgataatatcaaatatatgatGCAGTTACCTGGCCATACTAG atgtttGATTGACGCCGGTTTTGGCAGAATTAAACAGAGGTATCGTAGGGAGGATATTGATACGCTTCAACACGTAGCGGATGTTGTTGATCTGTCATCCTGTAGCAACGCCTCAGTTGTGTATGGCAGGCATACATGGAAATGGAGGCAGTGGAAGGCTTTCTTCGGCGACAGATATAAAAAAGTTCCGAATATATCCAAGTACCACTACTTCCGGTTCACTTCAACAGACCCCGGAgccgtatttatgaaaatgtctgCGGTTGACACAGAGGAGACAAGGTTTGTCGTCTGTAAAACAAATCTTCTTGCTATGGATTCATACGACATTCCCCAAGAAATAATGCCAGCTGGACTTAGCCGAGAGCGACAGCGCTACCTTTACAGCCAGGTTCGCCCGCTTGTGAGACTCCAGTTTCAGGAAGAATTCTGTGCAGTACCAGCTCAAGAATAG